One Rosa chinensis cultivar Old Blush chromosome 5, RchiOBHm-V2, whole genome shotgun sequence genomic region harbors:
- the LOC112201414 gene encoding Holliday junction resolvase MOC1, chloroplastic isoform X2 has translation MEHHLQLIRTHNQLMNLRPNYPLLNSVCSQLRPLCTVELCPTKPIKSSRISVGRVRDKVSDAQLKDNWLASLSCPFPHISDGEQDSIPTNSSDSSWVFGIDPDVSGALALLKGNHSASSAQVYDSPHLKVLVGKSVRRRLDAKSIVQLLSSFDAPLGSTAYLEQSTPYPQDGKQGWWSGGFGYGLWIGILVGLGFSVVPVPSLLWKKNFELTGSMSTKGGLKLYSLLRMEKG, from the exons ATGGAACACCATCTCCAACTGATAAGAACACATAACCAACTCATGAATCTGAGACCCAATTACCCATTGTTAAATTCAGTTTGCTCTCAGCTCAGACCCTTGTGTACTGTTGAATTATGTCCAACAAAGCCGATTAAGAGTTCAAGAATCAGTGTCGGGAGGGTTAGGGATAAGGTCTCTGACGCTCAGCTCAAAGACAACTGGTTGGCATCTCTCTCTTGCCCCTTTCCTCACATCAGTGACGGTGAACAAGATTCAATCCCAACCAATAGTTCGGATTCCAGTTGGGTCTTTGGGATCGACCCAGATGTTTCTGGTGCCTTGGCGCTTTTGAAGGGCAATCACTCTGCTTCTTCTGCCCAG GTATATGACTCCCCACACTTGAAAGTACTTGTTGGTAAAAGTGTTCGCAGACGTTTAGATGCAAAATCTATCGTTCAGTTGCTTAGCAGTTTCGATGCTCCCCTTG GTTCAACGGCATACTTAGAGCAATCAACGCCGTATCCACAAGATGGAAAGCAG GGTTGGTGGAGCGGAGGTTTTGGATATGGACTATGGATTGGAATCTTAGTCGGCTTGGGTTTTTCCGTTGTTCCAGTGCCATCTCTTCTGTGGAAGAAGAATTTTGAACTCACTGGAAGCATGTCAACAAAG GGAGGGCTGAAGCTCTACTCATTGCTGCGTATGGAAAAGGGCTAA
- the LOC112201414 gene encoding Holliday junction resolvase MOC1, chloroplastic isoform X1, protein MEHHLQLIRTHNQLMNLRPNYPLLNSVCSQLRPLCTVELCPTKPIKSSRISVGRVRDKVSDAQLKDNWLASLSCPFPHISDGEQDSIPTNSSDSSWVFGIDPDVSGALALLKGNHSASSAQVYDSPHLKVLVGKSVRRRLDAKSIVQLLSSFDAPLGSTAYLEQSTPYPQDGKQGWWSGGFGYGLWIGILVGLGFSVVPVPSLLWKKNFELTGSMSTKDDSRRVASALFPSLSSELRRKKDHGRAEALLIAAYGKGLKLKSESCNPEVLMP, encoded by the exons ATGGAACACCATCTCCAACTGATAAGAACACATAACCAACTCATGAATCTGAGACCCAATTACCCATTGTTAAATTCAGTTTGCTCTCAGCTCAGACCCTTGTGTACTGTTGAATTATGTCCAACAAAGCCGATTAAGAGTTCAAGAATCAGTGTCGGGAGGGTTAGGGATAAGGTCTCTGACGCTCAGCTCAAAGACAACTGGTTGGCATCTCTCTCTTGCCCCTTTCCTCACATCAGTGACGGTGAACAAGATTCAATCCCAACCAATAGTTCGGATTCCAGTTGGGTCTTTGGGATCGACCCAGATGTTTCTGGTGCCTTGGCGCTTTTGAAGGGCAATCACTCTGCTTCTTCTGCCCAG GTATATGACTCCCCACACTTGAAAGTACTTGTTGGTAAAAGTGTTCGCAGACGTTTAGATGCAAAATCTATCGTTCAGTTGCTTAGCAGTTTCGATGCTCCCCTTG GTTCAACGGCATACTTAGAGCAATCAACGCCGTATCCACAAGATGGAAAGCAG GGTTGGTGGAGCGGAGGTTTTGGATATGGACTATGGATTGGAATCTTAGTCGGCTTGGGTTTTTCCGTTGTTCCAGTGCCATCTCTTCTGTGGAAGAAGAATTTTGAACTCACTGGAAGCATGTCAACAAAG GATGATAGCCGGAGGGTTGCATCTGCATTATTTCCGTCTTTGAGTTCAgagttgagaagaaaaaaggaCCATG GGAGGGCTGAAGCTCTACTCATTGCTGCGTATGGAAAAGGGCTAAAGTTGAAGTCAGAATCATGCAACCCGGAGGTGCTGATGCCTTAG